One window of Quercus robur chromosome 5, dhQueRobu3.1, whole genome shotgun sequence genomic DNA carries:
- the LOC126727126 gene encoding probable serine/threonine-protein kinase PBL23, which yields CAGSSKHRNLAQEILKLGHARISAQVFTFYDLAAATDNFNPDCLVGEGGFGRVYKGYIGNTDQVVAVKQLDRKGLQGSREFFAEVLMLSLVEHPNLVDLIGYCADGDQRILVYEFMANGSLENHLLELPPGRKPLDWYTRMKIAAGAAKGLEYLHDFAKPPVIYRDFKASNILLDEELFPKLSDFGLAKIGPTGGKDHVSTRVMGTYGYCAPEYASTGQLTTKSDVYSFGVVFLELITGRRAIDSARMTEEQNLITWAQPLFRDRKKFTLMADPLLKGNYPVKGLYQALAVAAMCLQEEADTRPLMGDVVTAIEHLAMPRDDEKIASDLSKCSGAHAESVREESGNREREL from the exons TGTGCAGGAAGCAGCAAGCATAGGAATCTTGCTCAAGAGATACTGAAATTAGGACATGCAAGAATTTCTGCTCAGGTCTTCACATTTTATGATTTGGCTGCTGCAACTGACAACTTCAATCCCGATTGTCTGGTCGGCGAAGGTGGATTCGGGAGGGTGTACAAAGGATACATAGGGAACACTgatcag GTTGTGGCTGTTAAGCAACTTGACAGGAAAGGATTGCAAGGAAGTAGAGAATTCTTTGCAGAGGTTCTGATGTTAAGTCTGGTTGAACACCCAAATCTTGTTGATTTGATTGGCTATTGTGCAGATGGTGATCAAAGAATTTTAGTTTATGAATTCATGGCCAATGGATCTTTGGAAAATCATCTTCTAG AATTACCTCCAGGTAGGAAGCCTCTGGATTGGTATACCAGGATGAAAATAGCTGCAGGAGCAGCTAAAGGACTAGAATACTTGCATGACTTTGCCAAACCGCCAGTGATTTATCGTGATTTTAAAGCATCTAACATATTATTAGATGAGGAACTCTTTCCAAAGCTCTCTGATTTCGGACTCGCTAAGATAGGTCCAACAGGAGGCAAGGACCATGTGTCTACAAGGGTGATGGGAACCTATGGCTATTGTGCACCAGAGTATGCTTCAACAGGACAACTGACAACAAAGTCTGATGTGTATAGTTTTGGTGTTGTGTTTCTGGAATTAATCACAGGTAGGAGAGCTATTGATTCAGCAAGAATGACTGAGGAGCAGAACCTAATTACTTGG GCACAGCCGCTTTTTAGGGACAGAAAGAAGTTTACATTAATGGCTGACCCTTTGCTAAAAGGAAATTACCCTGTAAAGGGTCTTTATCAAGCTCTTGCAGTTGCTGCAATGTGTCTTCAAGAGGAAGCTGACACCCGACCTTTGATGGGTGATGTTGTAACTGCTATTGAGCATCTGGCAATGCCAAGAGACGATGAGAAAATTGCTTCAGATTTATCAAAATGCAGTGGTGCACATGCTGAATCTGTGAGAGAAGAAAGTggcaatagagagagagagctgtag